A genomic window from Thiomonas arsenitoxydans includes:
- a CDS encoding accessory factor UbiK family protein, protein MNDSFRQRNTAFFDQIGRLIEQSPLHDAQRNLRALAHSAAGRLDLVTRDEFDATQRMLLAARQQIDTLEAQVRELQARLDNGSQSAPASPEDAWR, encoded by the coding sequence ATGAACGACAGCTTTCGCCAACGCAATACCGCGTTTTTCGACCAGATCGGCCGCTTGATCGAACAGTCGCCGCTGCACGATGCGCAGCGCAATTTGCGCGCACTGGCGCATTCCGCCGCGGGGCGGCTCGACTTGGTGACGCGCGACGAGTTCGACGCCACCCAGCGCATGCTGCTGGCCGCGCGCCAGCAGATCGATACCCTCGAAGCTCAGGTGCGCGAACTGCAAGCCCGGCTGGACAACGGGTCGCAGAGCGCGCCCGCGTCGCCCGAAGACGCCTGGCGCTGA
- a CDS encoding O-acetylhomoserine aminocarboxypropyltransferase/cysteine synthase family protein: MKFETLAVHAGYSPDPVTRSVAVPIYQTVSYAFDDTQHGADLFDLKVAGNIYTRMMNPTNDVLEKRVAALEGGMAALTVASGMAAITAAIQTLAEAGDNIVSSSRLYGGTYNLFAHTFPRQGLEVRFADPRDPDAFARLIDARTRAVFCETIGNPLGNVTDIGALAAVAHAHGVPLIVDNTVPSPYLCRPFEHGADIVVHALTKYLGGHGNSMGGAIVDSGKFDWAAHADRFKLLVEPDVSYHGVSYTAQFGAAAFIARARVVPLRNMGAALSPLNAFLILQGIETLPLRMDRICANALHIATHLQKHPRVAWVRYAGLVDHPDHDVAQRLMQGRASGILSFGLKGGREAGARFQDALKLFIRLVNIGDCKSLACHPATTTHRQLNAQELAAAGVSEDMVRLSIGIENQQDLIADLDQALEASGH, encoded by the coding sequence ATGAAATTCGAAACCCTGGCCGTCCACGCCGGCTACAGCCCCGATCCCGTGACCCGCTCTGTGGCCGTACCCATTTACCAGACGGTGTCGTACGCCTTCGACGACACCCAGCACGGCGCCGATCTGTTCGACCTGAAGGTCGCGGGCAATATCTACACCCGTATGATGAATCCGACCAACGACGTGCTGGAAAAGCGCGTCGCAGCGCTCGAAGGCGGCATGGCGGCGCTGACGGTGGCCTCGGGCATGGCCGCCATCACCGCGGCGATTCAAACCCTGGCCGAGGCGGGCGACAACATCGTCTCCAGCAGCCGTTTGTATGGCGGCACCTACAACCTGTTCGCCCACACCTTCCCGCGGCAAGGGCTGGAGGTGCGCTTCGCCGACCCGCGCGACCCAGATGCCTTCGCCCGGCTGATCGACGCCCGCACCCGCGCGGTGTTTTGCGAAACCATCGGCAATCCGCTGGGCAACGTCACCGACATCGGCGCGCTCGCCGCGGTGGCGCACGCCCATGGCGTGCCGCTGATCGTGGACAACACCGTGCCCTCGCCCTACCTCTGCCGTCCGTTCGAGCACGGCGCCGACATCGTGGTGCACGCGCTGACCAAATACCTCGGCGGCCACGGCAACAGCATGGGCGGAGCCATCGTCGACTCCGGCAAGTTCGACTGGGCCGCGCACGCCGACCGCTTCAAGCTGCTGGTCGAGCCCGATGTGAGCTATCACGGCGTGAGCTACACAGCGCAGTTCGGCGCCGCCGCGTTCATCGCCCGCGCCCGCGTGGTGCCGCTGCGCAATATGGGGGCGGCGCTGTCTCCGCTCAACGCCTTTCTCATTCTGCAGGGCATCGAAACGCTGCCGCTGCGCATGGACCGCATCTGCGCCAACGCACTGCACATCGCTACGCACCTGCAAAAGCATCCGCGCGTGGCCTGGGTGCGCTACGCCGGGCTGGTCGACCATCCCGATCACGACGTCGCCCAGCGCTTGATGCAGGGCCGTGCCTCGGGCATCCTGAGCTTCGGGCTCAAAGGCGGTCGCGAGGCTGGGGCGCGCTTTCAGGATGCGCTCAAGCTGTTCATTCGGCTGGTCAACATCGGCGACTGCAAGTCGCTGGCCTGCCATCCGGCCACGACCACGCATCGCCAGCTCAACGCGCAGGAACTGGCTGCTGCCGGGGTGAGCGAGGACATGGTGCGGCTGTCCATCGGCATCGAGAATCAGCAAGACCTGATCGCCGACCTAGATCAGGCGCTGGAGGCCAGCGGCCACTGA
- a CDS encoding efflux RND transporter permease subunit — MNKKFTDIFIDRPVLAMVVSLVILVLGLRSAGLLPVLQYPYTQNAVVTVTTTYPGADANLVASFITTPLENAIAQANGIDYMTSSSVQSSSTITANLRLNYDPDKALTEINTKVNSVLNQLPAAAQKPVLTVSIGQTIDAMYIGFYSDVLKPNQITDYITRSVQPRLQSVDGVQTAEILGAKNFALRAWLDPNKLAAYGLTAADVYSALAANNYLSATGNTKGQMVQINVSANTDLKSLSGFRNMVVKTVDGQVVRLDQVANVTLGSDDYDSSVAFDGKSSVFVGIQVAPGANLLDVVARVRKVFPDIQQQLPAGLKGQIVYDSTKFVTSSIDEVIKTLVEAVLIVTAVVFIFLGSLRSVIIPLVAIPLSIVGTFTIMLALGYSINLLTLLSIVLAIGLVVDDAIIVVENISRHLEEGMSRHDAAVRAARELANPIIAMTIVLVAVYVPIGFMGGLTGALFTEFAFTLVGTVVISAIIALTLSPMMCSKLLKAPDPQSHSWQDRLVLFLDHSFDRLHNRYERTLHGSLNFLPVTAVMAVIILGSIYFLYSTSMSELAPQEDQGVLIAISFNSPTATLDQRALYAKQVYDVFKTFPETDHVFQLNTPSQVIGGMVLKPWNERTRTATQMQPELQQKLNHIAGSQIAVFQPPPLPGSRGLPIQFVITTTEPADKLYDVSQKFLQDALKSGKFIFLQSDLRIDLPQTRLHIDRNMAAQLGLTMQDIGSAMSAMLGGGYVNFFELDGRSYKVIPQVAQKYRLNASQLQHYYIRTASGAMVPLSTVVHLTSSVQPETINHFQQLNSATIQGVSLPTIAQGQALDDLVTLAKRTLPVGYSYDFAGPSRQFEQETGGLVLTFGFAMIIIFLALSAQFESFRDPVIILVSVPMAISGALLFINLGIGHATLNIYTEVGLVTLIGLISKHGILIVEFANNLQREGRSKREAIEHAAGMRLRPILMTTAAMVLGVMPLIFASGAGAVSRFNMGLVIATGLSIGTLFTLFVVPAMYMLLGADHSHEARAQALREAEANDPLAHPPGGGASTAH, encoded by the coding sequence ATGAACAAGAAATTCACAGACATCTTCATTGATCGTCCGGTACTGGCCATGGTGGTCAGCCTGGTGATTCTGGTGCTCGGCCTGCGCTCGGCGGGCTTGCTGCCGGTGCTGCAATATCCGTACACGCAGAACGCCGTGGTCACCGTCACCACCACCTACCCCGGCGCCGACGCCAATCTGGTGGCCAGTTTCATCACCACGCCGCTGGAAAACGCCATCGCGCAGGCCAACGGCATCGACTACATGACGTCGAGCAGCGTGCAGAGCAGCAGCACCATCACCGCCAACCTGCGGCTGAACTACGACCCCGACAAGGCGCTTACCGAGATCAATACCAAGGTGAACTCGGTGCTCAACCAGCTGCCCGCCGCGGCGCAGAAGCCGGTGCTCACCGTCTCCATCGGGCAGACCATTGACGCCATGTACATCGGCTTTTACAGCGATGTGCTCAAACCCAATCAGATCACCGACTACATCACCCGTTCGGTGCAGCCCAGGCTGCAGTCGGTCGACGGCGTGCAGACGGCGGAGATTCTGGGCGCCAAGAATTTCGCCCTGCGCGCCTGGCTCGACCCCAACAAACTCGCGGCCTACGGCCTGACTGCCGCCGATGTGTATTCGGCCCTGGCCGCCAACAACTATCTCTCGGCCACGGGCAATACCAAGGGCCAGATGGTGCAGATCAATGTGTCGGCCAACACCGATCTGAAGTCGCTCAGCGGCTTCCGCAATATGGTGGTGAAGACGGTTGACGGCCAGGTGGTGCGGCTCGATCAGGTGGCCAACGTCACCCTCGGCTCGGACGACTACGACAGCTCGGTGGCCTTCGATGGCAAGTCCTCGGTGTTTGTCGGCATTCAGGTGGCGCCCGGCGCCAATCTGCTCGACGTCGTGGCCCGCGTGCGCAAGGTCTTCCCCGATATTCAGCAGCAGTTGCCCGCCGGATTGAAGGGGCAGATCGTGTACGACTCGACCAAGTTCGTCACCTCCTCCATCGACGAGGTGATCAAGACGCTGGTCGAAGCCGTGCTCATTGTCACCGCCGTGGTGTTCATCTTCCTCGGTTCGCTGCGCTCGGTCATCATTCCGCTGGTGGCCATCCCGCTGTCGATCGTGGGCACCTTCACCATCATGCTGGCGCTGGGCTACTCGATCAACCTGCTCACCCTGCTATCCATCGTGCTGGCCATCGGACTGGTGGTGGACGACGCCATCATCGTGGTCGAGAACATCAGCCGCCACCTCGAAGAAGGCATGTCGCGGCATGACGCCGCCGTGCGGGCCGCGCGTGAACTGGCCAACCCCATCATCGCCATGACCATCGTGCTCGTGGCGGTGTATGTGCCCATCGGCTTCATGGGCGGCCTCACCGGTGCGCTGTTCACCGAGTTCGCCTTCACCCTGGTGGGCACCGTGGTGATCTCGGCCATCATCGCGCTGACGCTGTCGCCCATGATGTGCTCCAAGCTGCTCAAGGCGCCCGATCCGCAGAGCCATAGTTGGCAAGACAGGTTGGTGCTGTTCCTCGATCACAGCTTCGATCGGCTGCACAACCGCTACGAGCGCACCCTGCACGGCTCGCTCAACTTTCTGCCGGTGACGGCGGTGATGGCGGTCATCATTCTGGGCTCCATCTACTTCCTCTACTCCACCTCGATGTCGGAGCTGGCGCCGCAGGAAGATCAGGGCGTGCTCATCGCCATATCGTTCAACAGCCCGACGGCCACGCTCGATCAGCGCGCGCTCTATGCCAAGCAGGTCTATGACGTGTTCAAGACCTTCCCCGAAACCGACCATGTGTTCCAGCTCAACACCCCCAGTCAGGTGATCGGCGGCATGGTGCTCAAACCCTGGAACGAGCGCACCCGCACGGCCACGCAGATGCAGCCCGAGCTACAGCAAAAGCTCAATCACATCGCCGGCAGCCAGATCGCCGTGTTCCAGCCGCCGCCGCTGCCGGGCTCGCGCGGGCTGCCCATCCAGTTCGTCATCACCACCACCGAACCGGCGGACAAGCTCTATGACGTGTCGCAGAAATTCCTGCAAGACGCGCTGAAATCCGGCAAGTTCATCTTCCTGCAGTCTGACCTGCGCATCGACCTGCCGCAGACCCGCCTGCACATCGACCGCAATATGGCCGCGCAACTCGGCCTGACCATGCAGGACATCGGCTCGGCGATGTCGGCCATGCTCGGCGGCGGTTACGTCAACTTTTTCGAGCTCGACGGCCGCTCCTACAAGGTCATTCCGCAGGTCGCGCAAAAGTACCGCCTCAATGCCAGCCAGCTGCAGCACTACTACATCCGCACGGCCAGCGGGGCGATGGTGCCGCTGTCCACCGTGGTGCACCTGACCTCGAGCGTGCAGCCCGAAACCATCAACCACTTCCAGCAGCTCAACTCGGCCACCATTCAGGGCGTTTCCCTGCCCACCATCGCCCAGGGGCAGGCGCTGGACGATCTGGTGACCCTCGCCAAGCGCACCCTGCCGGTCGGCTATAGCTACGACTTCGCCGGGCCGTCGCGCCAGTTCGAGCAAGAGACAGGTGGGCTGGTGCTGACCTTCGGCTTCGCCATGATCATCATTTTCCTGGCGCTGTCGGCACAGTTCGAGAGCTTCCGCGATCCGGTCATCATTCTGGTGTCGGTGCCCATGGCGATCTCGGGCGCGCTGCTGTTCATCAACCTGGGCATCGGCCACGCCACCCTCAACATCTACACCGAGGTCGGGCTGGTGACGCTGATCGGCTTGATCTCCAAGCATGGCATTCTCATCGTCGAGTTCGCCAACAATCTGCAGCGTGAAGGGCGAAGTAAACGCGAAGCCATCGAACACGCCGCAGGCATGCGTCTGCGTCCGATTCTGATGACCACTGCCGCCATGGTGCTGGGCGTCATGCCGCTGATTTTCGCCAGCGGAGCGGGCGCGGTCAGCCGTTTCAACATGGGCCTGGTCATCGCCACCGGCCTGTCCATCGGCACCCTGTTCACGCTGTTCGTCGTGCCTGCGATGTACATGCTGCTCGGCGCCGACCACAGCCACGAGGCCCGCGCCCAGGCGTTGCGTGAAGCGGAGGCGAATGACCCGCTGGCGCATCCGCCCGGCGGCGGCGCCTCTACGGCGCACTGA
- a CDS encoding glycine zipper 2TM domain-containing protein — translation MSSIPPQGPATAGKGVWIAVFVMGAVIVALLAAVLYKLSDGSGSKPEVAAASAVAAPIKSPTAASQPASAPVVATGLAPRSAAESAQAPAPQPVVKQPIVAPQPSRVAQQTAAPQTFAPQQFAPQQVAPQTAPVPAAPQQPVCNNCGTVTAVTPVQVQSQQTNPVGVIAGGLIGGILGNQVGGGDGRKLATVAGAIGGGLAGNEIAKRVDAQTVYNVQVRLDNGQVQTMQLKVAPPVGQRVQIGADGGLNPIQ, via the coding sequence ATGTCATCCATTCCTCCGCAAGGGCCAGCCACGGCGGGAAAAGGCGTCTGGATCGCGGTTTTCGTCATGGGCGCCGTCATCGTGGCCTTGCTGGCCGCGGTGCTTTACAAGCTCAGCGATGGCTCGGGCAGCAAGCCCGAAGTCGCCGCAGCCTCAGCGGTAGCCGCACCTATCAAGTCACCGACCGCTGCGTCGCAACCGGCCAGCGCGCCGGTCGTGGCAACAGGCCTCGCCCCAAGGTCCGCCGCCGAATCGGCCCAGGCGCCCGCGCCCCAGCCTGTGGTCAAACAGCCCATAGTCGCCCCGCAACCCTCCCGCGTGGCACAACAGACGGCCGCGCCGCAGACCTTCGCGCCGCAACAGTTCGCTCCTCAACAAGTTGCACCGCAAACCGCGCCCGTTCCGGCCGCACCGCAACAGCCCGTCTGCAATAACTGCGGCACGGTGACAGCGGTCACGCCGGTGCAGGTGCAGTCGCAGCAGACCAACCCGGTGGGCGTGATCGCCGGGGGACTCATCGGCGGCATCCTGGGCAATCAGGTCGGCGGCGGTGACGGACGCAAGCTAGCCACCGTGGCTGGCGCGATCGGCGGCGGCCTCGCGGGCAACGAAATCGCCAAACGGGTGGATGCGCAGACCGTCTACAACGTGCAAGTCCGCCTGGACAACGGTCAGGTACAGACGATGCAGCTCAAGGTCGCCCCGCCCGTGGGGCAGCGTGTGCAGATTGGCGCCGACGGCGGACTCAACCCGATTCAATAG
- a CDS encoding efflux RND transporter periplasmic adaptor subunit, protein MTKGTTKRMIIMLIIAAVLIGGMVWFQHFKSTMIAKAIKGMSNPPQTVSTIVAQESSWQPTVEALGNLRASQQASLSPQIAGVVTAIHFRSGEKVRAGQVLAQINDAPQRAQLAQLQAQVGQLQAQLNLAQITLARDEAQLKVQAISQAVVDTDRANVTSVQAQLKALAEQINAQKAVLAQATVTAPFTGVLGIRQVNLGQYLAPGTAVVTLQALDPMDIDFTVPQNQIDLVHVGMKAELTTNAAPGKTFEAKVIAVEPQINTATRNLTVRARIPNPKGELLPGVFATIRLTDGEPRNYITLPNAAVAYNPYGATVFLVKDEGKGADGKPKLVAEQRFITTGLTRGDQVAVLSGLKAGDTVVTAGQLKLRNGVPVLINNSVQPSDNPNPQVPNS, encoded by the coding sequence ATGACCAAAGGCACCACCAAGCGCATGATCATCATGCTCATCATCGCCGCCGTCCTGATTGGGGGGATGGTGTGGTTCCAGCACTTCAAGAGCACCATGATTGCCAAGGCGATCAAGGGCATGTCCAACCCGCCGCAGACGGTTTCGACCATCGTGGCGCAGGAGTCATCCTGGCAGCCCACGGTCGAGGCGCTCGGTAATTTGCGCGCCAGCCAGCAGGCCTCGCTCAGTCCGCAGATCGCAGGAGTGGTCACCGCCATTCATTTCCGCTCTGGCGAGAAAGTGCGCGCAGGCCAAGTGCTGGCGCAGATCAACGACGCCCCGCAGCGCGCCCAACTCGCGCAGCTGCAGGCGCAGGTCGGACAGTTGCAGGCGCAGCTCAATCTGGCGCAAATCACTCTGGCGCGAGACGAAGCGCAGCTCAAGGTGCAGGCCATCAGCCAGGCCGTGGTTGACACCGATCGTGCCAATGTGACCAGCGTGCAGGCCCAACTCAAGGCGCTGGCCGAGCAGATCAACGCACAAAAGGCGGTGCTGGCGCAGGCCACTGTCACCGCGCCGTTCACGGGCGTGCTGGGCATTCGGCAGGTCAACCTCGGCCAATATCTGGCGCCGGGCACGGCGGTGGTCACGCTGCAGGCGCTCGATCCGATGGACATCGACTTCACCGTGCCGCAGAACCAGATCGATCTGGTGCATGTGGGCATGAAGGCGGAGCTCACTACCAACGCGGCGCCCGGCAAAACCTTCGAAGCCAAGGTCATCGCGGTCGAGCCGCAGATCAACACGGCCACGCGCAACCTCACGGTGCGCGCCCGCATTCCCAACCCCAAGGGCGAGTTGCTGCCCGGCGTGTTCGCCACGATACGACTGACCGACGGCGAGCCGCGCAACTACATCACCCTGCCTAACGCGGCCGTGGCCTACAACCCGTATGGCGCGACGGTCTTTCTGGTCAAGGACGAAGGCAAGGGCGCCGACGGCAAACCCAAGCTGGTGGCCGAGCAGCGCTTCATCACCACCGGGTTGACGCGCGGAGACCAGGTGGCCGTGCTCAGCGGGCTGAAGGCCGGTGACACCGTGGTGACCGCCGGGCAGCTCAAGCTGCGCAATGGCGTGCCGGTGCTGATCAACAACAGCGTGCAGCCGTCGGACAACCCCAACCCGCAAGTGCCCAATTCCTGA
- a CDS encoding helix-turn-helix domain-containing protein, whose amino-acid sequence MRHTNATMPRTAPTSTDGECSKAELLDRINHLGGAELIAVNVRNQLAMDPQTHCHARGTLFLLTEGLVIVETAQGRQLSPSQTIGWMPPGVGHAVQSYGPTAGFGAFLTPQFCGDLPAEPTSYPVNPLVALVLQKALSWPHDAPLDLTRMRLLLVLLDELRQSPARPLQLPWPQDARLLSIARALLGNIASPRTLEQWARWADISARSLSRKFVLETGMSFAQWRQWARLTQALEWLATGRAVKDVALSLGYDSVSAFIKTFRQALGTTPSAYFQTQQRKQAALSPRVAADQEA is encoded by the coding sequence ATGCGCCACACAAACGCCACGATGCCCCGCACCGCGCCGACGTCCACTGATGGTGAATGCAGCAAGGCCGAGTTGCTCGACCGCATCAATCACCTGGGCGGCGCCGAGCTGATCGCGGTGAATGTGCGCAATCAGCTCGCCATGGACCCGCAGACCCATTGCCACGCCCGCGGCACACTGTTTCTGCTCACCGAGGGTCTGGTCATTGTGGAAACCGCGCAGGGTCGCCAGCTTTCCCCCTCGCAGACCATCGGCTGGATGCCGCCCGGCGTGGGGCACGCGGTGCAGTCTTACGGGCCGACCGCGGGTTTCGGCGCCTTTCTCACGCCGCAGTTCTGCGGCGATCTGCCGGCCGAACCGACGAGCTACCCGGTGAACCCGCTGGTGGCGCTGGTGCTGCAAAAGGCGCTGAGCTGGCCGCACGACGCCCCGCTCGATCTCACCCGCATGCGTCTGCTGCTGGTGCTGCTCGATGAATTACGCCAGTCGCCCGCCCGCCCGCTGCAACTACCCTGGCCGCAGGACGCCCGGTTGCTGAGCATCGCCCGCGCCCTGCTGGGCAATATCGCCAGCCCGCGCACCCTGGAGCAATGGGCGCGCTGGGCCGACATCAGCGCCCGCTCGCTGAGCCGGAAATTCGTGCTGGAAACCGGCATGAGCTTCGCCCAATGGCGGCAATGGGCGCGGCTGACCCAGGCGCTGGAATGGCTGGCCACGGGCCGGGCGGTGAAGGATGTGGCGCTGTCTCTGGGGTATGACAGTGTGAGCGCCTTCATCAAGACCTTCCGCCAGGCGCTGGGCACCACGCCATCGGCCTACTTCCAGACGCAGCAGCGCAAGCAGGCGGCCTTGAGTCCTCGCGTCGCTGCAGATCAAGAGGCATAA
- a CDS encoding YifB family Mg chelatase-like AAA ATPase has product MSLAQVASRALLGMEAPPVTVEVHLSPGLPGFTIVGLPEAEVREARDRVRSALINSGLGFPSNKRIVVNLAPADLPKESGRFDLPIAIGLLAAQGLIPAQRLQGHTFAGELSLTGALRPTRGALAMACALGAQGDDEAAEPRLVLPQTSAEEAALAQAAAVFGARDLQEVVAYLLEQDGAAQPVTSAKVEVAPADAPDMAEVRGHSAAKRALEIAAAGGHHVLMVGPPGSGKSMLAQRFASLLPPLTRAQALESATVLSLVGRFDPTQWGRRFVRSPHHTASAVALVGGGAGAIRPGEISLATQNVLFLDELPEFDRAVLESLREPLETGRIHISRAARQAEFPARFQLIAAMNPCPCGYLGHATRACRCTPDQVSRYQGRISGPLLDRIDIQVEVGAIAPDALLQLPQGETSAQIAARVAIAADRQQSRQGALNAQLQGAELDEHCALDTAGSAFLSQAITRLGWSSRAAHRVLRLARTIADLAGSQRIGLPHLAEAMQLRRALASE; this is encoded by the coding sequence ATGTCGCTGGCGCAAGTCGCCAGCCGGGCGCTGCTGGGCATGGAGGCGCCGCCGGTCACGGTGGAGGTGCATCTTTCGCCCGGCTTGCCCGGCTTCACCATCGTCGGGCTGCCCGAGGCCGAGGTGCGCGAGGCACGCGACCGCGTGCGCAGCGCGCTCATCAATAGCGGGCTGGGTTTTCCGTCGAACAAGCGCATCGTCGTCAACCTGGCACCGGCCGATCTGCCCAAGGAGTCCGGCCGCTTCGATCTGCCCATTGCCATCGGGCTGCTGGCAGCGCAGGGGCTCATCCCGGCGCAGCGTCTGCAAGGGCATACTTTCGCAGGAGAGTTGTCGCTCACCGGGGCGTTGCGCCCTACGCGGGGAGCGCTGGCCATGGCATGTGCGCTTGGGGCGCAAGGGGACGACGAGGCGGCTGAGCCTCGGCTGGTTTTGCCTCAAACCAGTGCTGAAGAGGCGGCTTTGGCGCAAGCCGCGGCTGTTTTTGGTGCGCGTGATCTGCAGGAGGTGGTGGCCTACCTGCTCGAACAGGACGGCGCCGCGCAGCCGGTCACATCTGCCAAGGTTGAGGTTGCACCTGCCGACGCGCCCGACATGGCCGAAGTGCGCGGCCACAGCGCGGCGAAACGCGCGCTGGAAATCGCCGCAGCCGGGGGACATCATGTGCTGATGGTGGGGCCGCCGGGCAGCGGCAAGTCCATGCTGGCGCAACGTTTTGCCAGCTTGCTGCCGCCCTTGACCCGCGCGCAGGCGCTGGAGAGCGCGACGGTGCTCAGTCTGGTGGGACGCTTCGATCCGACGCAATGGGGGCGCCGTTTTGTGCGCAGCCCGCACCACACCGCGTCGGCGGTGGCGCTGGTGGGCGGCGGCGCGGGAGCCATCCGGCCCGGCGAAATCAGTCTGGCCACGCAGAATGTTCTTTTCCTCGACGAACTCCCCGAATTTGACCGCGCCGTGCTGGAGAGCCTGCGCGAACCACTGGAGACCGGGCGTATTCATATTTCCCGCGCGGCGCGGCAGGCCGAGTTTCCGGCGCGGTTTCAGCTCATCGCGGCGATGAATCCCTGTCCCTGCGGCTATTTGGGGCATGCCACCAGGGCCTGCCGCTGTACGCCCGACCAGGTGTCGCGGTATCAGGGGCGTATCTCCGGCCCCTTGCTCGACCGCATCGACATTCAGGTCGAAGTCGGCGCCATTGCGCCTGACGCGCTGCTGCAGTTGCCGCAAGGCGAAACCAGCGCACAGATCGCCGCTCGTGTGGCCATAGCCGCTGATCGGCAGCAGTCGCGGCAAGGGGCACTCAATGCCCAGTTACAGGGCGCTGAACTCGATGAGCACTGCGCCCTCGACACCGCCGGCAGCGCGTTTCTGAGCCAGGCCATCACCCGGCTGGGGTGGTCTTCGCGTGCGGCGCATCGGGTACTGCGGCTGGCGCGCACCATCGCCGATCTGGCCGGTTCGCAGCGCATCGGTTTGCCCCATCTGGCCGAGGCCATGCAGTTGCGCCGCGCCTTGGCATCGGAGTGA
- a CDS encoding efflux transporter outer membrane subunit: MQNLPATPRVLWIALGAALLGGCTTVGPDFHTPRAPSVQQYTREALPAQTASAPGTLGGAQRFQTVERIAPDWWRVYGSSRLDSLVDAAQRSSPTLAAAEATLRQAQQTYQAQAGSTLYPTVNGKLGANRNQTNAASVGQSSSATNIFNLYNASIAVNYNFDLFGGNRRALEALAAQADYQQYQLQGAKLTLAANVVTAAFTQAQLGAQIDATETILKAQQNQLDIARKRFALGAAARTDVLTLETQVEQTRASVPPLRNKLEQTDHLLAVLLGQAPGAADIPRFTLADFTLPQTLPVVVPSALVQQRPDVQASQALLHAATAQYGVAVSNLYPQINLSASLGTQALTMGALFGPGSAVWSLAGSLAQPLFNAGLKAGANAAEASLQAAGANYQQTVLQALRNVADALRALDNDAQTLQAQAAADTAAQESLKLVDQQYLLGAASYLQLLTAQQQAQQTRIGLISAQAQRLADSAALYQAMGGGVLDEQSAPVAAASASK; encoded by the coding sequence ATGCAGAATTTGCCCGCGACCCCTCGCGTTTTATGGATTGCCCTTGGCGCCGCCCTGCTTGGCGGCTGCACGACGGTCGGCCCCGATTTCCATACGCCCAGGGCGCCCTCGGTTCAGCAGTACACCCGCGAGGCCTTGCCCGCGCAGACCGCATCGGCCCCTGGCACGCTGGGTGGGGCGCAGCGTTTTCAGACGGTCGAGCGCATCGCACCTGACTGGTGGCGGGTGTATGGCTCTTCCCGCCTCGATAGCTTGGTGGACGCGGCGCAGCGCAGCAGCCCGACGCTGGCCGCCGCCGAAGCCACCCTGCGCCAGGCGCAGCAGACTTACCAGGCGCAGGCCGGTTCCACGCTCTATCCCACGGTCAATGGCAAGCTCGGCGCCAACCGCAATCAGACCAATGCGGCGTCTGTCGGACAGAGCAGCAGCGCCACAAACATTTTCAACCTCTACAACGCCAGCATTGCGGTCAACTACAACTTCGACCTGTTCGGCGGCAACCGCCGCGCGCTCGAAGCCCTGGCCGCGCAGGCCGACTATCAGCAGTACCAGCTCCAGGGGGCCAAGCTGACCCTGGCGGCCAATGTGGTCACGGCGGCGTTCACCCAGGCTCAGCTTGGGGCGCAGATCGACGCCACCGAGACCATCCTCAAGGCGCAGCAAAACCAGCTCGATATCGCCCGCAAACGCTTCGCCCTCGGCGCGGCGGCCCGCACCGATGTGCTGACGCTAGAAACTCAGGTGGAGCAGACGCGCGCCAGCGTGCCGCCGCTGCGCAACAAGCTCGAGCAGACCGATCATCTGCTGGCCGTGTTGCTCGGCCAGGCGCCGGGCGCGGCCGATATTCCTCGGTTCACCCTGGCCGACTTCACCTTGCCGCAAACGCTGCCCGTCGTCGTGCCGTCCGCGCTGGTGCAGCAGCGTCCGGACGTCCAGGCCAGCCAGGCGCTGTTGCACGCGGCCACGGCGCAGTACGGCGTGGCAGTCTCCAACCTTTATCCGCAGATCAATCTCAGCGCCAGTCTGGGCACGCAGGCGCTCACGATGGGCGCCTTGTTCGGCCCGGGCTCGGCGGTTTGGTCGCTGGCCGGCAGTCTGGCTCAGCCCCTATTCAATGCCGGTTTGAAGGCCGGTGCAAACGCGGCTGAAGCCAGCCTGCAAGCGGCCGGAGCCAACTATCAACAGACCGTGCTGCAAGCCCTGCGCAATGTGGCCGATGCCCTGCGCGCGCTCGACAACGACGCGCAGACGCTGCAGGCGCAGGCCGCAGCCGATACGGCAGCGCAAGAGTCGCTCAAGCTCGTCGATCAGCAATACCTGCTGGGCGCCGCCAGCTATCTGCAGTTGCTCACCGCGCAGCAGCAGGCGCAGCAAACCCGCATCGGCCTGATCTCGGCCCAGGCGCAGCGTCTGGCCGACAGCGCGGCGCTCTATCAGGCCATGGGCGGCGGTGTGCTGGATGAGCAGAGCGCCCCAGTCGCCGCTGCGTCGGCCAGCAAGTAA